One genomic region from Natrinema caseinilyticum encodes:
- a CDS encoding DUF2240 family protein, translating to MSLRVAVAAPFIQNGTRRLEENEFVVALSLDRDWFSPDQSKRLIDVATQEGLLVRDDDGLTVTFDPTETTVPETFVPDEDLLRERSAFERVLDSLVADGMEKHEAVGAINSLQRDLGLTIEAAAVVYARREGIAVGDLVPIARAAILEAEDG from the coding sequence ATGAGCCTTCGCGTCGCGGTTGCCGCCCCGTTCATCCAGAACGGAACCCGTCGCCTCGAGGAAAACGAGTTCGTCGTCGCCCTCTCGCTCGACCGAGACTGGTTCTCTCCCGACCAGTCGAAGCGGCTGATCGACGTCGCGACCCAGGAAGGGCTGCTCGTACGCGACGACGACGGTCTCACGGTCACGTTCGACCCGACGGAGACGACGGTGCCGGAGACGTTCGTCCCCGACGAAGACCTCCTTCGAGAGCGGTCGGCGTTCGAACGCGTCCTCGATTCGCTGGTCGCGGACGGGATGGAGAAACACGAGGCGGTCGGCGCGATCAACTCCCTCCAGCGGGACCTCGGGCTGACGATCGAGGCCGCTGCCGTCGTCTACGCTCGCCGCGAGGGGATCGCGGTCGGGGACCTCGTGCCGATCGCTCGAGCGGCCATCCTCGAAGCCGAAGACGGTTAA
- a CDS encoding DUF7344 domain-containing protein gives MNETNASRMEAACSLLAKSERRFLLYQLVDDRRANLEDLVTQVAVWELDIHRTAIDKETRQRVYVSLVHNHLPRLADYDIIDYDLRSGDVVLADGFEDVKPLLEQFRQTEDEPEIRELPPL, from the coding sequence ATGAACGAGACGAACGCCAGTCGGATGGAAGCAGCTTGCTCCCTTCTCGCGAAATCCGAGCGGCGGTTTCTCCTGTACCAGCTCGTCGACGACCGACGGGCGAACCTGGAGGACCTCGTCACCCAGGTCGCAGTCTGGGAACTCGACATCCACAGGACGGCGATCGACAAAGAGACCAGACAGCGCGTCTACGTCTCGTTGGTCCACAACCACCTACCGCGACTCGCCGATTACGACATCATCGACTACGATCTGCGAAGCGGCGACGTCGTCCTCGCGGACGGGTTCGAAGACGTCAAACCCCTGCTCGAGCAGTTCAGGCAGACCGAAGACGAGCCCGAAATCCGCGAACTGCCACCGCTCTGA
- a CDS encoding HAD family hydrolase: MPRAVVFDLDYTLAVPRRDRATILAEATAVTGAPTLTRDEYLAAHRRNLTTETREPIFADLLAGSDADPAAVATAYRETIADDLEPVTGVEAMLSEIRGDYRVGLLTNGPVRAQRDKLETLGWEDAFDAALVTGELEAGKPDPRAFEAIVGELDVAPADAVYVGDEVEADVVGATGAGLHAVQVLLEDGPGPDPRAIDHLEQTELATALPEIVAALE, translated from the coding sequence ATGCCACGGGCGGTCGTCTTCGATCTCGATTACACTCTCGCCGTCCCTCGACGCGATCGGGCGACCATACTCGCGGAGGCCACGGCCGTCACGGGAGCGCCGACGCTCACGCGCGACGAGTATCTCGCCGCTCATCGCCGGAACCTCACCACCGAAACGCGCGAGCCGATCTTCGCCGACCTGCTCGCCGGAAGCGACGCCGATCCGGCCGCCGTCGCGACGGCGTACCGGGAAACGATCGCCGACGATCTCGAGCCGGTTACGGGCGTCGAAGCCATGCTTTCGGAGATCCGTGGGGACTACCGGGTCGGCCTGCTGACGAACGGCCCCGTCCGGGCTCAGAGGGACAAACTCGAGACGCTGGGGTGGGAAGACGCCTTCGACGCCGCGCTGGTCACCGGCGAACTCGAGGCCGGAAAACCCGATCCGCGCGCGTTCGAGGCGATCGTCGGCGAACTCGACGTCGCACCCGCCGACGCGGTCTACGTCGGTGACGAGGTCGAGGCCGACGTTGTGGGCGCGACCGGAGCCGGTCTGCATGCGGTGCAGGTTCTGCTCGAAGACGGGCCTGGGCCGGACCCGCGCGCGATCGACCACCTGGAACAAACGGAGCTCGCGACCGCACTGCCCGAGATCGTCGCCGCACTCGAGTGA
- a CDS encoding polysaccharide deacetylase family protein has protein sequence MKRRTYLSAAIATALAGCSSSEESGNEGPNDEQEGSDKNGESIAFDDFENLEAWSAPLGTLSADESRTYAGSQSAKLESGSDNQFRIVRELSEPTDLSGMRPSLAMSTEHEADVVVQLLDDDENRMVFRQQVHSGTPLVQTNFGVATVDGDPDLSAIREVQLLRWTGDDDKGAVWVDDLRFVSAPDTGKVMLQFDGGYESDYTHALPVLREHDYPAVSFITPSRIRDDERATGDHLLRGQLDELADAGWTIASHSMHGLDLTSLSGRDPEAEILDAKEWLEEEGFEDGAQYFAYPLGMYNGDTLELVSEHHDLAFAGLYPSQGIATNPHLCSRVSGPDAGAAKSMLDLTAEVGGITSLAFGRLDEGSRSTLAEVIGHLSELESAGDLEVIGPSDMVESYVR, from the coding sequence ATGAAACGACGAACGTATCTCAGCGCCGCCATCGCGACCGCTCTCGCCGGGTGTTCGAGTTCCGAAGAATCGGGTAACGAGGGGCCGAACGACGAGCAAGAGGGATCGGACAAAAACGGGGAATCAATCGCGTTCGACGACTTCGAAAATCTCGAGGCGTGGTCCGCGCCGCTCGGAACGCTTTCTGCGGACGAGTCGCGAACGTACGCGGGATCGCAATCGGCGAAACTCGAGTCGGGTTCCGACAACCAGTTCAGGATCGTTCGAGAGCTGTCCGAACCGACAGATCTCTCCGGAATGCGTCCCAGCCTGGCGATGTCGACGGAACACGAGGCGGACGTGGTCGTCCAGTTGCTCGACGACGACGAAAATCGAATGGTCTTCAGACAGCAGGTTCACAGCGGAACGCCGCTCGTACAGACCAATTTCGGCGTCGCCACGGTCGACGGTGACCCCGACCTGAGCGCGATACGCGAGGTACAACTCCTCCGTTGGACCGGCGACGACGACAAGGGTGCGGTGTGGGTCGACGACCTGCGATTCGTCTCGGCGCCGGATACTGGCAAGGTCATGCTCCAGTTCGACGGTGGCTACGAAAGCGACTACACGCACGCACTCCCCGTCCTTCGGGAACACGACTATCCGGCCGTCTCGTTTATCACACCGAGCCGGATTCGCGACGACGAACGCGCTACGGGCGACCACCTCCTCCGCGGACAACTCGACGAACTCGCCGACGCCGGCTGGACGATCGCGAGCCACTCGATGCACGGGCTCGATCTCACCAGTCTGTCGGGTCGCGACCCGGAGGCGGAGATTCTCGACGCGAAGGAGTGGCTCGAAGAGGAGGGATTCGAGGACGGAGCGCAGTATTTCGCCTACCCACTGGGAATGTACAACGGAGACACGCTGGAACTCGTCTCGGAGCATCACGATCTCGCGTTCGCCGGGCTCTATCCGTCCCAGGGGATCGCGACGAACCCGCACCTCTGCTCGCGGGTCAGCGGTCCGGACGCCGGTGCCGCAAAATCCATGCTCGATCTGACCGCCGAGGTGGGCGGCATCACGTCGCTGGCCTTCGGCCGACTCGACGAGGGATCCCGATCCACGCTGGCTGAGGTGATCGGTCACCTGAGCGAACTCGAGTCCGCGGGCGATCTCGAGGTCATCGGGCCGTCGGACATGGTCGAATCGTACGTTCGCTGA
- a CDS encoding protein sorting system archaetidylserine decarboxylase codes for MNIAPGGWKYAVLPLLAAPFALLISVTASLVALAIGVGTLAFFRDPDRSPPPTGVVSPADGTVSVLREEGDRVRLGVFMNVWHVHVVRSPFAGRITDVEHVSGANRPAFSKESDRNERVHVRFATESSNLPADGDGGAVSVSDGKSNASAVDGEESDEDHTDSTTRGASPTEPAPDAAVTLIAGAFARRIHPYVERDDDVERGDRIGHIAFGSRVDLLFPKSVEVADVAVDIGDSMTAGETVVLESPPATSGGEFDLGTGVDGRDE; via the coding sequence ATGAACATCGCGCCGGGGGGGTGGAAGTACGCCGTCCTCCCCCTGCTCGCCGCCCCGTTTGCACTCCTCATCAGCGTCACGGCGAGTCTCGTGGCGCTCGCGATCGGCGTCGGAACGCTCGCGTTTTTCCGCGACCCCGACCGTTCTCCCCCGCCGACCGGTGTCGTCTCACCGGCCGATGGAACCGTTTCCGTTCTCCGCGAGGAAGGCGATCGGGTTCGGCTCGGCGTTTTCATGAACGTCTGGCACGTTCACGTCGTCCGTTCGCCGTTCGCGGGACGCATCACCGACGTCGAGCACGTTTCTGGGGCGAATCGGCCCGCCTTCTCGAAGGAGTCCGACCGCAACGAGCGAGTCCACGTCCGCTTTGCGACCGAGTCATCGAACCTCCCGGCCGACGGCGATGGGGGGGCGGTGTCGGTCTCGGACGGGAAGTCGAACGCAAGCGCGGTCGACGGCGAGGAATCGGACGAGGACCATACCGATAGCACCACGCGAGGTGCCTCGCCGACCGAACCGGCGCCCGACGCAGCGGTGACGCTGATCGCCGGTGCGTTCGCCCGGCGCATCCATCCGTACGTCGAACGCGATGACGACGTCGAACGCGGCGACCGCATCGGCCACATCGCGTTCGGCAGTCGCGTGGATCTCCTCTTTCCGAAGTCGGTCGAAGTGGCGGACGTCGCGGTCGATATCGGCGATTCGATGACCGCAGGGGAAACCGTGGTTCTCGAGTCACCACCCGCGACGTCCGGCGGTGAGTTCGACCTCGGTACCGGCGTCGACGGCCGAGACGAATAA
- a CDS encoding AI-2E family transporter — MGDFRGRDGVRLVWIALGVLITALIALALFRYVGTLLFAIFVYYATRPLYRWLDQYIEYPNVTATATILFAVLPMVAVVAYAGFVALQELNQFLAASDLHAYRSFFQPYLRLARQGNVGRLIESLRSSSGGSVATVVRQGLPSTLQQVTAAAGFVFSVLARFFLMLTMLFYLLRDDHKLRRWFDDSIDDRQGIVEYATAVDDDLETVFVSNLAVILVAATVAAVTYYGLNVLASSGPVVGTPVLLSLLIGIGTLIPAVGMKIVYVPYGLILFGLAVATPTPFWHPIAFLVLTFVVVDTIPDFFARSFLSARSGVHMGLVLLGYFLGTLAFGWYGLFLGPIVVVLAVHFAHDVFPDLASDLLDG, encoded by the coding sequence ATGGGCGATTTCCGTGGGCGCGACGGTGTGCGCCTCGTCTGGATCGCACTCGGGGTTCTCATTACGGCGCTGATCGCACTTGCGCTCTTCAGGTACGTGGGAACGCTCCTCTTTGCGATCTTCGTCTACTACGCGACGCGGCCGCTGTACCGCTGGCTCGATCAGTACATCGAGTATCCGAACGTGACGGCGACGGCCACGATTCTGTTCGCCGTTCTTCCCATGGTCGCCGTCGTCGCGTACGCCGGCTTCGTCGCCCTCCAGGAACTCAATCAGTTCCTCGCCGCGAGCGACCTCCACGCGTATCGGTCGTTCTTCCAGCCCTACCTGCGACTGGCCCGCCAAGGAAATGTGGGTCGATTGATCGAATCGCTGCGATCCAGCTCCGGCGGCTCGGTCGCGACGGTCGTCCGTCAGGGCCTCCCGAGCACCCTCCAGCAGGTGACCGCTGCCGCCGGCTTCGTCTTCTCGGTCCTCGCTCGATTCTTCCTCATGCTCACGATGCTCTTTTATCTCCTGCGAGACGACCACAAGCTCCGTCGGTGGTTCGACGACAGTATCGACGACCGACAGGGGATCGTCGAGTACGCGACCGCCGTCGACGACGACCTCGAGACCGTCTTCGTTAGCAACCTCGCGGTTATTCTGGTCGCAGCCACCGTCGCGGCCGTCACGTACTACGGCCTCAACGTGCTGGCCTCGAGCGGCCCCGTCGTCGGAACGCCGGTGTTGCTCTCGCTGCTCATCGGCATCGGGACGCTCATACCGGCCGTCGGGATGAAGATCGTGTACGTCCCCTACGGGCTGATTCTGTTCGGACTCGCGGTGGCGACGCCGACGCCGTTCTGGCATCCGATCGCGTTTCTCGTCCTCACGTTCGTGGTCGTCGATACGATTCCCGACTTCTTCGCGCGATCGTTCCTGTCCGCGCGCAGCGGCGTCCACATGGGGCTGGTCCTCCTCGGCTATTTCCTCGGCACCCTCGCGTTCGGCTGGTACGGACTGTTCCTCGGGCCGATCGTCGTCGTCCTCGCGGTCCACTTCGCCCACGACGTCTTTCCCGACCTCGCGAGCGATCTGCTCGACGGCTGA
- a CDS encoding cation:proton antiporter has protein sequence MATETALVDVGLLFAAVALAGFLADRIDQSVIPFYIVVGMLLGSNVLGELPALAGSDVTVGGASIVVPEITVGGTDVLTALGGLALTDTDFVVVGAEIGIVLLLFFLGLEFNLDRLLASKNRIGKAGTVDLVVNFGIGLLVGYLVFGGLLAAVLVAGIVYISSSAIITKSLIDLGWIANDEAEPLLGTLVYEDLFIAVYLAIVSALVLGGDDLGAAAGEVAIAVGFIVALLGLVTVGSGFFQRVLAGATTEFVVVRSLGVTILVAGIALALGVSEAVAAFFVGMAFSSTDHVHDLERLLEPLRDAFAAIFFFWIGLVTDPALFSLSVLGTILAAAIVTTPAKAVSGYLGGRIYDLDTRRSIRVGLGMTTRGEFSLIIASLALSGAGTGLETPVADQIYAFSVGYVLVMSVLGTSLMQHSSRIEPVAVPLLEGRFGDSPRASDD, from the coding sequence GTGGCAACTGAAACCGCCCTCGTCGACGTCGGTCTCCTCTTTGCGGCGGTCGCGCTCGCCGGATTCCTCGCCGATCGAATCGATCAGTCGGTGATCCCGTTTTACATCGTCGTCGGGATGCTTCTCGGCTCGAACGTCCTCGGCGAACTACCCGCGCTCGCCGGCAGCGACGTCACCGTCGGCGGCGCGTCGATCGTCGTTCCCGAAATCACGGTCGGCGGCACCGACGTCCTGACGGCGCTCGGCGGACTCGCGCTTACGGACACCGACTTCGTCGTCGTCGGCGCTGAGATCGGGATCGTCCTGTTGCTGTTCTTTCTCGGCCTCGAGTTCAATCTCGACCGGCTCCTCGCGAGCAAGAATCGGATCGGGAAGGCGGGCACCGTCGATCTCGTCGTCAACTTCGGGATCGGACTCCTGGTCGGCTATCTCGTCTTCGGGGGCCTGCTGGCCGCCGTTCTGGTCGCCGGAATCGTCTACATCTCCTCGAGTGCGATCATCACCAAGTCGCTGATCGATCTCGGCTGGATCGCGAACGACGAGGCCGAGCCGCTGTTAGGGACGCTCGTCTACGAAGACCTGTTCATCGCGGTCTACCTCGCGATCGTTTCCGCGCTCGTTCTCGGCGGCGACGACCTCGGCGCGGCCGCTGGCGAGGTCGCGATCGCGGTCGGCTTCATCGTCGCGTTGCTCGGGCTCGTTACCGTCGGAAGCGGGTTCTTCCAGCGCGTTCTCGCGGGGGCCACCACCGAGTTCGTCGTCGTTCGATCCCTCGGGGTCACGATCCTCGTCGCCGGCATCGCGCTCGCGCTGGGCGTCAGCGAGGCCGTCGCCGCGTTCTTCGTCGGCATGGCCTTCTCGTCGACCGATCACGTCCACGACCTCGAGCGGTTGCTCGAGCCGCTCAGAGATGCGTTCGCCGCGATCTTCTTCTTCTGGATCGGGCTCGTCACGGACCCGGCGCTGTTCTCGCTGTCGGTTCTCGGGACCATCCTCGCGGCCGCGATCGTAACGACGCCGGCGAAGGCCGTTAGCGGCTACCTCGGCGGGCGAATTTACGATCTCGACACTCGCCGTTCGATCCGCGTCGGGCTCGGAATGACCACTCGCGGGGAATTCTCGCTGATTATCGCGAGTCTCGCGTTGTCGGGTGCCGGAACCGGTCTCGAGACGCCCGTTGCCGATCAGATCTACGCCTTCTCGGTCGGCTACGTCCTCGTCATGAGCGTTCTCGGGACGTCGCTCATGCAGCACTCGAGCCGAATCGAACCCGTCGCCGTTCCGCTGCTCGAAGGGCGATTCGGGGATTCGCCCCGGGCGTCCGACGATTGA
- a CDS encoding cation:proton antiporter regulatory subunit: MTIYESDLPGVGKKFEVELEDGERLVIVTHNTGKREVFLKPDADADGDKLFDLSDRLARTVGTILEGAYFQPVQTEQVETMLGDETYLEWYGVTDESDFAGQRLAESNIRERTGVSIVAIQRDDELISPPTPETVIEVGDTLVVIGDREDCAEFEELLGDGYEGE; this comes from the coding sequence ATGACCATTTACGAGAGCGACCTCCCCGGCGTCGGAAAGAAGTTCGAGGTCGAACTCGAGGACGGCGAACGCCTCGTCATCGTGACCCACAACACCGGGAAACGGGAGGTGTTCCTGAAGCCGGACGCGGACGCCGACGGCGACAAGTTGTTCGACCTGTCGGATCGACTCGCCCGAACGGTCGGCACGATCCTCGAGGGCGCGTACTTCCAGCCGGTGCAGACCGAACAGGTCGAAACCATGCTCGGCGACGAGACGTACCTCGAGTGGTACGGCGTGACGGACGAATCCGATTTCGCGGGCCAGAGACTCGCAGAATCGAACATCCGCGAGCGAACCGGCGTCTCCATCGTCGCCATTCAGCGCGATGACGAACTGATCTCGCCGCCGACTCCGGAGACCGTCATCGAAGTCGGCGACACGCTGGTCGTGATCGGCGACCGCGAGGACTGCGCCGAGTTCGAGGAGTTGCTCGGTGACGGATACGAGGGAGAGTGA
- a CDS encoding ribonuclease H has translation MAAHGRPALRDLFDESPTPHIAHPPRTHHRDFYVATDGSFRDSGGGLGAVIETRDGTRVARVSTADTPPDNNVAEYRALHLGLDVLAARAPTDASVGVLIDHDALASNVNNAILATQHPDGKSPRPVSVPTATRYHWRGIQARLNGFNEVRAARIDSDQNPAHPLANAPDQYRHVNREPDRCVLPETPDPTPTEFPPPSRADRNGGGRASD, from the coding sequence ATGGCCGCCCACGGCCGGCCCGCACTGCGAGATCTGTTCGACGAGTCGCCCACACCCCATATCGCCCATCCCCCTCGGACTCATCATCGTGATTTCTACGTCGCCACCGATGGGTCTTTCAGGGACTCGGGCGGCGGGTTGGGTGCCGTAATCGAGACGCGCGATGGCACCCGTGTCGCACGCGTTTCGACCGCAGATACGCCACCGGATAACAACGTCGCCGAGTATCGAGCGTTGCACCTCGGTCTGGACGTCCTCGCTGCGCGCGCGCCGACAGACGCCTCCGTCGGCGTCCTCATCGACCACGACGCGCTCGCCAGCAACGTCAACAACGCGATTCTGGCGACGCAACACCCCGACGGCAAATCGCCCCGTCCGGTTTCGGTCCCGACCGCGACACGGTATCACTGGCGCGGGATCCAGGCCCGTCTCAACGGATTCAACGAGGTGCGCGCCGCCCGCATCGACAGCGACCAGAACCCCGCTCACCCGCTCGCGAACGCACCGGATCAGTACCGCCACGTCAACCGCGAACCCGACCGCTGTGTCCTCCCCGAAACGCCCGATCCGACCCCAACGGAGTTCCCACCGCCGTCCCGAGCCGATCGGAACGGCGGTGGCCGTGCCTCGGACTGA
- a CDS encoding SDR family NAD(P)-dependent oxidoreductase, protein MTRTAVIAGVGPGLGASIARRFVAEGCRVGLFARSADYLEELATELGEDALAVPTDVTDPEQVAAGFREVRDAFGPVDVLVNNASGGAWSGLRDITPDEFERAWRVSAYGALLCSRAAVDDMLADDGDGGTIIFTGATSSVRGRGGALGFTGAKFAVRGMAESMARELGPDGIHVAHVVIDGQIETPSVREAHPDRDSEEYLDPDAIADTYWHLVTQDRSAWTLEADVRPHVEAF, encoded by the coding sequence ATGACACGAACGGCCGTCATCGCCGGCGTCGGTCCCGGACTCGGTGCGTCGATCGCGCGAAGATTCGTCGCGGAAGGCTGTCGCGTCGGACTGTTCGCCCGCTCGGCCGACTACCTCGAGGAACTGGCGACCGAACTGGGCGAGGACGCGCTCGCGGTTCCGACGGACGTCACCGATCCCGAGCAGGTAGCGGCGGGATTCCGCGAGGTTCGAGACGCGTTCGGTCCCGTCGATGTCCTCGTCAACAACGCGAGCGGTGGCGCGTGGTCTGGCCTTCGGGACATTACGCCCGACGAGTTCGAACGCGCGTGGCGCGTCTCCGCCTACGGTGCGCTCCTGTGCTCGCGAGCGGCCGTCGACGACATGCTCGCGGACGACGGCGACGGCGGGACGATCATCTTCACCGGTGCGACGTCGTCGGTTCGCGGCCGCGGCGGCGCGCTGGGCTTTACCGGGGCCAAGTTTGCCGTCCGAGGGATGGCCGAATCCATGGCCAGGGAACTCGGGCCGGACGGGATTCACGTCGCCCACGTCGTCATCGACGGCCAGATCGAGACGCCGTCGGTTCGCGAGGCTCACCCAGACCGCGACAGCGAGGAGTACCTCGATCCGGACGCCATCGCCGACACGTACTGGCATCTCGTCACGCAGGACCGATCCGCGTGGACGCTCGAGGCGGACGTCCGGCCCCACGTCGAAGCGTTCTGA
- a CDS encoding methylglyoxal synthase, producing MTRIALIAHDEKKPDLIEFARTHQSQLREYELVATGTTGKRLLEGTDLEVERKESGPLGGDLMIGAEVAAGTLDGIVFLRDPLRAQPHEPDISALLRICDVHDTALATNLASATFLIEGFAE from the coding sequence ATGACTCGTATCGCGTTGATCGCCCACGACGAGAAGAAGCCGGACCTCATCGAATTCGCACGGACGCACCAATCGCAACTGCGGGAATACGAACTGGTCGCAACCGGAACCACCGGAAAACGACTGCTCGAGGGAACGGACCTCGAGGTCGAACGCAAGGAGTCGGGCCCGCTCGGCGGGGATCTGATGATTGGCGCGGAGGTTGCGGCGGGAACCCTCGACGGAATCGTCTTCCTCCGTGATCCGCTCCGGGCCCAGCCCCACGAGCCCGATATCTCCGCGCTCCTTCGGATCTGTGACGTCCACGATACGGCGCTCGCGACGAATCTCGCCTCCGCGACGTTCCTCATCGAGGGGTTCGCCGAGTGA